CGATCGGCTTCTCGGGGCGCGGCGAGATGATCCCCAACGACGGCACGTATTGCGAGATCGACCCGAACGTCGTGGACCGGTACGGCATTCCCGTGCTCCGCTTCCACTGGAAGTGGACCGATCACGAGTACAACCAGGTGAAGCACATGCAGGAGACCTTCCGGGCGCTGATCGCGCAGATGGGCGGCGTGGTGTCGTCGCCCATGCCCACGCGCGAGCAGGGGTACGGCATCTCGGCGGGCGGCGAGATCATCCACGAAGTGGGCGGGGTGCGCATGGGCAGCGATCCGCGCACGTCGGTGGTCAACGCGCACTGCCAGGCGCACGAGGTGAAGAACCTGTTCGTGGCCGACGGCGGGCCCTTCGTCTCGCAGGCCGACAAGAACCCCACGTGGACGATCCTCGCGCTGTCCATGCGGACCAGCGACTACATCACCGAACTGCGCAAGCAGGGGGCGCTATGAGCGACATGACGCGACGCGAGGCGCTGGGGCTGCTGGCGACATTGCCGCTGGCCGGCGCCATCAACCTCGCCCCACCCGTCCTCGACCGCGCGCTGCGCGCCGCCGAACGGGCCACGGCCGACGCCGGGACGAGCGGGATTCCCTACAAGCCGAAGTTCTTCACGGCGCACGAGTGGCGCACGGTGCGCGTGCTCGTCGACGACGTCATTCCGCGCGACGGGCACTCGGGCGCCGCCACCGACGCCGGCGTGCCCGAGTTCATGGACTTCATCATGCTCGACAAGCCGGACAACCAGACGTGGATGCGCGGCGGGCTGGCCTGGATGGACGCCCAGTGCCAGGACGCGCACGGCGCGGCCTGGGTGGACTGCACGCCCGCGCAACGCGCGGCGCTGCTCGACGCCGTGGCCTGGCCGCACAAGGCCGCCCCCGCGATGAGTCACGGCGTGGCGTTCTTCAACCGCTTCCGCGACCTCACCTCGTCGGGCTTCTGGTCGAGCAAGCTGGGCATCGAGGACATCGGCTACATGGGTAACCGGATGCTGCCGGCGTGGAACGGGTGTCCACCGGCGGCGCTGGCCAAGCTCGGCGTGAGCTACTGACCATGCGCGGCAAACCACTCGGCATCGGCATCGTGGGCAGCGGTTTCAACGCCCGCTTCCACCTCCAGGCGTTCACGGCGGTGCGCGACGCGAACATCGTCGGGGTGTGGAGCCCCAACGCGGCGCGCGCCGCCGACGCGGCCGCCCTGGCGCGCACCCTCGACGTGGGCGACGCCAAGCCCTACCCCTCGATCGCCGCCATGGTGGCCGATCCCGACATCGACGCCATCTGGCTGTGCGGGCCCAACCAGGCCCGCATCGAGAACGTCGAGGAGATCGTCCACACCATCGAGCGCGGACGCGGCACGCTGCGCGGCCTCGCCTGCGAGAAGCCGCTGGCGCGCAACGTCGCCGAAGCCAAGCAGGTGCTGGCCCTCGTCAAGCGCGTGCGACTCAACACCGGCTATCTGGAGAATCAGCTGTTCGCGCCGCAGGTGGAGCACGGCCGCTCGCTCATCTGGGCCCGCGGCGCCGCGCTCACGGGGCGCCCCTATCTCGCCCGCGCCGCCGAGGAGCACAGCGGTCCGCACATGCCCTGGTTCTGGCAGGGACGGCTGCAGGGCGGCGGCGTGCTCAACGACATGATGTGCCACTCGGTGGAAGTGGTGCGGCACCTGCTCACCACGCCCGGCGCGCCGCGCAATTCGCTGCGTCCGGTGCGCGTCACGGGCCACATCGCCAGCCTCAAGTGGTCGCGTCCCGAGTACGCCAAGCGGCTCAGGAAGGCGATGGGCAGGGCCGTGGATTACGCGCGCCATCCCGCGGAGGACTTCGCGAGCGTGGTCGTGGAATTCCGCACCAAAGACGGCCTCACCGTGATCGGCGAAGCCACGACGTCCTGGAGCTTCGTCGGCGCCGGACTGCGGCTGTCCGCCGAGCTCCTCGGCCCCGAGTACTCGATGTCGTGGAACACGCTCGACAGCGGGCTCAAGCTGTTCTTCAGCCGCGAGGTCAAGGGCAAGGTGGGCGAGGATCTCGTGGAGAAGCAGAACGCCGAGATGGGGCTCATGCCGGTGGTGGCCAACGAGGCGGCCACGTACGGCTACGAGGCCGAGGACCGCCACATGGTGCAATGCTTCCGACGGGGGACGAAGCCGTCGCTCACCTTCACCGACGGCGTGGAGACGGTGAAGTTGCTGATGACGGCGTACCAGAGCGCCGAACAGGGGCGCACCCTGCCCTTCCCGGCGCGCGGCCTCGACACGTTCGTGCCCAAGGTGGCCAGAGGAACTTGGAAGCCGTAGCGCGCCGAGTGCCCGCGGAATGATGGGATCGGACCTCGGCGCGATCGTCGATCGCGCCGCGACGACGATTCGACACGCGCGTCCCGGAGTCGGTGGAATCGTCGCCGCGATCTCCGGCGCGGACGTGTGCCTGCGCCCGTTCGGCACCCTCGGCACCTTCGATCGCCGGGCCGTGTGCGAGACCACCGTGTTCGAGATCGGCTCGGTGACCAAGCTGTTCACCGCCGCGCTCCTTGCCGCAACCGTTCTCGACGGGCGCGCAGCGTTGAACGAGCCGGTCGCCGAGTTGCTCCCCGAACTGCGCGGCCTGGCGGACGACATCACGCTCGTGAGATTGGCCACGCACACGGCCGGGTTGCCACGCCTGCCGCGAAACCTGATCGGGCGGTCGTGGATCCGGCACCCGTTGAACCCCTACGCGGGATACACGGAGCGCGCGCTCGTCGATGCGCTCCGCCGGCATCGCCCGGCGCGCCGCCTCCCGCCCATCCACCGGACCCCCGTGCGCTATTCGAATCTCGGCGCCGGGCTGCTCGGGGCCGCCCTCGC
This region of Gemmatimonadaceae bacterium genomic DNA includes:
- a CDS encoding gluconate 2-dehydrogenase subunit 3 family protein — translated: MSDMTRREALGLLATLPLAGAINLAPPVLDRALRAAERATADAGTSGIPYKPKFFTAHEWRTVRVLVDDVIPRDGHSGAATDAGVPEFMDFIMLDKPDNQTWMRGGLAWMDAQCQDAHGAAWVDCTPAQRAALLDAVAWPHKAAPAMSHGVAFFNRFRDLTSSGFWSSKLGIEDIGYMGNRMLPAWNGCPPAALAKLGVSY
- a CDS encoding Gfo/Idh/MocA family oxidoreductase, which produces MRGKPLGIGIVGSGFNARFHLQAFTAVRDANIVGVWSPNAARAADAAALARTLDVGDAKPYPSIAAMVADPDIDAIWLCGPNQARIENVEEIVHTIERGRGTLRGLACEKPLARNVAEAKQVLALVKRVRLNTGYLENQLFAPQVEHGRSLIWARGAALTGRPYLARAAEEHSGPHMPWFWQGRLQGGGVLNDMMCHSVEVVRHLLTTPGAPRNSLRPVRVTGHIASLKWSRPEYAKRLRKAMGRAVDYARHPAEDFASVVVEFRTKDGLTVIGEATTSWSFVGAGLRLSAELLGPEYSMSWNTLDSGLKLFFSREVKGKVGEDLVEKQNAEMGLMPVVANEAATYGYEAEDRHMVQCFRRGTKPSLTFTDGVETVKLLMTAYQSAEQGRTLPFPARGLDTFVPKVARGTWKP